A stretch of the Arachis stenosperma cultivar V10309 chromosome 6, arast.V10309.gnm1.PFL2, whole genome shotgun sequence genome encodes the following:
- the LOC130935074 gene encoding protein PSK SIMULATOR 2-like isoform X2, whose translation MYSTYLVERFFISELTIMGSVCSSGMAEEKKKKKKNAEVVNGEKTIRCAWKLRNKNKIVANRNNVYSPYSNSRTINGVTKQKNKETRFSTEFKKLNNPTASRAKQGSQRGSLLGRAGERAVEVLDTLGSSIPKLSTSDGFISGMNLNRGHKICILAFEVANTINKGAILFHSLSEENIQFLKKEIFQSEGVQKLVSTDTTELLSLVEADKREEFNAFSKEVVRFGNMCKEHQWHNLDRFFSRLGVDVLSNKDLKLEAEKTMQELITLGHNTAELYHELSAYDRFKQDYQEKVKEMESLNLPLKGESLTIIQSELKHQRKIVKNLQRKSLWSRNLEEVVEKLVDIITYMHRSISKFLGNDGATVVKFTSNGSQRLGEAGLALHYANIINQINMIASRPSALPPNMRDTLYHGLPNSIKSILQSRLQNMDITKELSMTQVKAEMDKTLQWLTPIATNTTKAHQGFGWVGEWANGGNNNEFGDSTGKESNLIRLQTLYYAERNKIDSYIIELLTCLNHLVTFARYRHHSGSNNGIKAKQGKSNSPQKGLDFQSKMLQFITTLERDRNNISQEDKSLLEEVIARTRIPGVSKSENLALTNKKEYANSGFLHYSKSVGSSPLNKGLFGFHHHNSHVLDLIDGLRH comes from the exons ATGTATTCCACCTACC TTGTTGAACGTTTCTTCATATCAGAACTAACAATAATGGGGTCGGTTTGTTCATCGGGCATGGctgaggagaagaagaagaagaagaagaatgcagAGGTTGTTAATGGAGAGAAGACTATAAGGTGTGCTTGGAAGCTTCGGAATAAAAACAAGATCGTTGCTAACAGGAATAATGTATATTCTCCTTATTCAAATTCAAGGACTATTAATGGTGTtacaaaacaaaagaacaaagaGACTCGGTTTTCAACTGAGTTCAAGAAATTGAATAATCCTACTGCATCACGTGCAAAACAG GGCTCTCAACGTGGCTCCTTGCTGGGCCGAGCCGGGGAGAGGGCGGTGGAAGTTCTGGACACACTTGGAAGCAGCATACCAAAGCTGAGCACAAGTGATGGATTTATCTCTGGCATGAATCTTAATAGAGGGCACAAAATATGTATATTGGCCTTTGAAGTAGCCAACACAATAAACAAAGGAGCAATTCTGTTTCATTCACTCTCTGAAGAAAACATTCAGTTCCTTAAAAAAGAGATCTTTCAATCAGAAGGAGTTCAAAAATTGGTTTCTACTGATACAACAGAGTTACTAagtcttgttgaggctgacaaAAG GGAAGAATTCAATGCCTTCTCCAAGGAAGTAGTTAGATTTGGAAATATGTGCAAGGAACATCAGTGGCATAACCTTGATAGATTTTTCTCAAG ATTAGGTGTGGATGTCTTGAGCAATAAAGACCTTAAGCTAGAGGCAGAAAAGACAATGCAGGAGTTGATCACACTAGGTCACAATACTGCT GAATTGTACCATGAGTTAAGTGCTTATGACCGTTTTAAACAAGATTATCAAGAAAAGGTTAAGGAGATGGAGTCCTTAAATCTTCCTTTAAAAG GGGAGAGTCTCACAATTATTCAGAGTGAGCTAAAGCATCAAAGAAAGATTGTGAAGAACTTGCAAAGGAAATCTCTCTGGTCCAGAAATTTGGAGGag GTAGTTGAAAAGCTTGTGGATATTATTACCTATATGCATCGATCAATTTCTAAGTTCCTTGGAAATGATG GTGCAACTGTTGTCAAGTTTACCAGCAATGGTTCTCAAAGACTAGGTGAAGCTGGTCTTGCATTGCACTATGCTAACATTATCAATCAGATAAATATGATT GCATCTCGCCCATCAGCACTTCCTCCAAATATGAGGGACACATTATATCATGGATTGCCCAATAGTATTAAGAGTATCCTTCAATCTAGGTTGCAAAATATGGATATCACTAAAGAG CTTTCCATGACTCAGGTCAAAGCTGAGATGGACAAGACTCTCCAATGGCTAACCCCAATTGCTACAAATACGACCAA AGCACACCAAGGGTTTGGATGGGTTGGTGAATGGGCAAATGGAGG gaATAATAATGAGTTTGGTGACAGCACAGGCAAGGAGAGTAATCTAATTCGCCTCCAAACACTATATTATGCTGAGAGGAATAAGATAGATTCTTACATAATTGAATTGTTGACATGTCTCAACCATTTGGTTACATTTGCAAGATATAGACATCATAGTGGTAGTAATAATGGCATTAAGGCAAAGCAAGGCAAAAGTAACAGTCCTCAGAAGGGTCTTGACTTTCAGTCAAAGATGTTGCAATTCATAACAACCTTGGAGCGGGATAGGAACAACATATCACAAGAAGATAAGAGTTTGTTGGAAGAGGTAATTGCAAGGACAAGGATCCCTGGAGTTAGCAAGAGTGAGAACCTTGCCTTGACCAACAAGAAGGAATATGCAAACAGTGGTTTCTTGCATTATAGCAAGAGTGTTGGGAGTTCACCTCTTAATAAGGGCTTATTTGGATTTCACCACCACAATTCACATGTTTTGGACCTCATAGATGGTTTAAGACATTGA
- the LOC130935074 gene encoding protein PSK SIMULATOR 2-like isoform X1, with protein sequence MYSTYLVERFFISELTIMGSVCSSGMAEEKKKKKKNAEVVNGEKTIRCAWKLRNKNKIVANRNNVYSPYSNSRTINGVTKQKNKETRFSTEFKKLNNPTASRAKQGSQRGSLLGRAGERAVEVLDTLGSSIPKLSTSDGFISGMNLNRGHKICILAFEVANTINKGAILFHSLSEENIQFLKKEIFQSEGVQKLVSTDTTELLSLVEADKREEFNAFSKEVVRFGNMCKEHQWHNLDRFFSRLGVDVLSNKDLKLEAEKTMQELITLGHNTAELYHELSAYDRFKQDYQEKVKEMESLNLPLKGESLTIIQSELKHQRKIVKNLQRKSLWSRNLEEVVEKLVDIITYMHRSISKFLGNDAGATVVKFTSNGSQRLGEAGLALHYANIINQINMIASRPSALPPNMRDTLYHGLPNSIKSILQSRLQNMDITKELSMTQVKAEMDKTLQWLTPIATNTTKAHQGFGWVGEWANGGNNNEFGDSTGKESNLIRLQTLYYAERNKIDSYIIELLTCLNHLVTFARYRHHSGSNNGIKAKQGKSNSPQKGLDFQSKMLQFITTLERDRNNISQEDKSLLEEVIARTRIPGVSKSENLALTNKKEYANSGFLHYSKSVGSSPLNKGLFGFHHHNSHVLDLIDGLRH encoded by the exons ATGTATTCCACCTACC TTGTTGAACGTTTCTTCATATCAGAACTAACAATAATGGGGTCGGTTTGTTCATCGGGCATGGctgaggagaagaagaagaagaagaagaatgcagAGGTTGTTAATGGAGAGAAGACTATAAGGTGTGCTTGGAAGCTTCGGAATAAAAACAAGATCGTTGCTAACAGGAATAATGTATATTCTCCTTATTCAAATTCAAGGACTATTAATGGTGTtacaaaacaaaagaacaaagaGACTCGGTTTTCAACTGAGTTCAAGAAATTGAATAATCCTACTGCATCACGTGCAAAACAG GGCTCTCAACGTGGCTCCTTGCTGGGCCGAGCCGGGGAGAGGGCGGTGGAAGTTCTGGACACACTTGGAAGCAGCATACCAAAGCTGAGCACAAGTGATGGATTTATCTCTGGCATGAATCTTAATAGAGGGCACAAAATATGTATATTGGCCTTTGAAGTAGCCAACACAATAAACAAAGGAGCAATTCTGTTTCATTCACTCTCTGAAGAAAACATTCAGTTCCTTAAAAAAGAGATCTTTCAATCAGAAGGAGTTCAAAAATTGGTTTCTACTGATACAACAGAGTTACTAagtcttgttgaggctgacaaAAG GGAAGAATTCAATGCCTTCTCCAAGGAAGTAGTTAGATTTGGAAATATGTGCAAGGAACATCAGTGGCATAACCTTGATAGATTTTTCTCAAG ATTAGGTGTGGATGTCTTGAGCAATAAAGACCTTAAGCTAGAGGCAGAAAAGACAATGCAGGAGTTGATCACACTAGGTCACAATACTGCT GAATTGTACCATGAGTTAAGTGCTTATGACCGTTTTAAACAAGATTATCAAGAAAAGGTTAAGGAGATGGAGTCCTTAAATCTTCCTTTAAAAG GGGAGAGTCTCACAATTATTCAGAGTGAGCTAAAGCATCAAAGAAAGATTGTGAAGAACTTGCAAAGGAAATCTCTCTGGTCCAGAAATTTGGAGGag GTAGTTGAAAAGCTTGTGGATATTATTACCTATATGCATCGATCAATTTCTAAGTTCCTTGGAAATGATG cAGGTGCAACTGTTGTCAAGTTTACCAGCAATGGTTCTCAAAGACTAGGTGAAGCTGGTCTTGCATTGCACTATGCTAACATTATCAATCAGATAAATATGATT GCATCTCGCCCATCAGCACTTCCTCCAAATATGAGGGACACATTATATCATGGATTGCCCAATAGTATTAAGAGTATCCTTCAATCTAGGTTGCAAAATATGGATATCACTAAAGAG CTTTCCATGACTCAGGTCAAAGCTGAGATGGACAAGACTCTCCAATGGCTAACCCCAATTGCTACAAATACGACCAA AGCACACCAAGGGTTTGGATGGGTTGGTGAATGGGCAAATGGAGG gaATAATAATGAGTTTGGTGACAGCACAGGCAAGGAGAGTAATCTAATTCGCCTCCAAACACTATATTATGCTGAGAGGAATAAGATAGATTCTTACATAATTGAATTGTTGACATGTCTCAACCATTTGGTTACATTTGCAAGATATAGACATCATAGTGGTAGTAATAATGGCATTAAGGCAAAGCAAGGCAAAAGTAACAGTCCTCAGAAGGGTCTTGACTTTCAGTCAAAGATGTTGCAATTCATAACAACCTTGGAGCGGGATAGGAACAACATATCACAAGAAGATAAGAGTTTGTTGGAAGAGGTAATTGCAAGGACAAGGATCCCTGGAGTTAGCAAGAGTGAGAACCTTGCCTTGACCAACAAGAAGGAATATGCAAACAGTGGTTTCTTGCATTATAGCAAGAGTGTTGGGAGTTCACCTCTTAATAAGGGCTTATTTGGATTTCACCACCACAATTCACATGTTTTGGACCTCATAGATGGTTTAAGACATTGA
- the LOC130935074 gene encoding protein PSK SIMULATOR 2-like isoform X3: MGSVCSSGMAEEKKKKKKNAEVVNGEKTIRCAWKLRNKNKIVANRNNVYSPYSNSRTINGVTKQKNKETRFSTEFKKLNNPTASRAKQGSQRGSLLGRAGERAVEVLDTLGSSIPKLSTSDGFISGMNLNRGHKICILAFEVANTINKGAILFHSLSEENIQFLKKEIFQSEGVQKLVSTDTTELLSLVEADKREEFNAFSKEVVRFGNMCKEHQWHNLDRFFSRLGVDVLSNKDLKLEAEKTMQELITLGHNTAELYHELSAYDRFKQDYQEKVKEMESLNLPLKGESLTIIQSELKHQRKIVKNLQRKSLWSRNLEEVVEKLVDIITYMHRSISKFLGNDAGATVVKFTSNGSQRLGEAGLALHYANIINQINMIASRPSALPPNMRDTLYHGLPNSIKSILQSRLQNMDITKELSMTQVKAEMDKTLQWLTPIATNTTKAHQGFGWVGEWANGGNNNEFGDSTGKESNLIRLQTLYYAERNKIDSYIIELLTCLNHLVTFARYRHHSGSNNGIKAKQGKSNSPQKGLDFQSKMLQFITTLERDRNNISQEDKSLLEEVIARTRIPGVSKSENLALTNKKEYANSGFLHYSKSVGSSPLNKGLFGFHHHNSHVLDLIDGLRH; encoded by the exons ATGGGGTCGGTTTGTTCATCGGGCATGGctgaggagaagaagaagaagaagaagaatgcagAGGTTGTTAATGGAGAGAAGACTATAAGGTGTGCTTGGAAGCTTCGGAATAAAAACAAGATCGTTGCTAACAGGAATAATGTATATTCTCCTTATTCAAATTCAAGGACTATTAATGGTGTtacaaaacaaaagaacaaagaGACTCGGTTTTCAACTGAGTTCAAGAAATTGAATAATCCTACTGCATCACGTGCAAAACAG GGCTCTCAACGTGGCTCCTTGCTGGGCCGAGCCGGGGAGAGGGCGGTGGAAGTTCTGGACACACTTGGAAGCAGCATACCAAAGCTGAGCACAAGTGATGGATTTATCTCTGGCATGAATCTTAATAGAGGGCACAAAATATGTATATTGGCCTTTGAAGTAGCCAACACAATAAACAAAGGAGCAATTCTGTTTCATTCACTCTCTGAAGAAAACATTCAGTTCCTTAAAAAAGAGATCTTTCAATCAGAAGGAGTTCAAAAATTGGTTTCTACTGATACAACAGAGTTACTAagtcttgttgaggctgacaaAAG GGAAGAATTCAATGCCTTCTCCAAGGAAGTAGTTAGATTTGGAAATATGTGCAAGGAACATCAGTGGCATAACCTTGATAGATTTTTCTCAAG ATTAGGTGTGGATGTCTTGAGCAATAAAGACCTTAAGCTAGAGGCAGAAAAGACAATGCAGGAGTTGATCACACTAGGTCACAATACTGCT GAATTGTACCATGAGTTAAGTGCTTATGACCGTTTTAAACAAGATTATCAAGAAAAGGTTAAGGAGATGGAGTCCTTAAATCTTCCTTTAAAAG GGGAGAGTCTCACAATTATTCAGAGTGAGCTAAAGCATCAAAGAAAGATTGTGAAGAACTTGCAAAGGAAATCTCTCTGGTCCAGAAATTTGGAGGag GTAGTTGAAAAGCTTGTGGATATTATTACCTATATGCATCGATCAATTTCTAAGTTCCTTGGAAATGATG cAGGTGCAACTGTTGTCAAGTTTACCAGCAATGGTTCTCAAAGACTAGGTGAAGCTGGTCTTGCATTGCACTATGCTAACATTATCAATCAGATAAATATGATT GCATCTCGCCCATCAGCACTTCCTCCAAATATGAGGGACACATTATATCATGGATTGCCCAATAGTATTAAGAGTATCCTTCAATCTAGGTTGCAAAATATGGATATCACTAAAGAG CTTTCCATGACTCAGGTCAAAGCTGAGATGGACAAGACTCTCCAATGGCTAACCCCAATTGCTACAAATACGACCAA AGCACACCAAGGGTTTGGATGGGTTGGTGAATGGGCAAATGGAGG gaATAATAATGAGTTTGGTGACAGCACAGGCAAGGAGAGTAATCTAATTCGCCTCCAAACACTATATTATGCTGAGAGGAATAAGATAGATTCTTACATAATTGAATTGTTGACATGTCTCAACCATTTGGTTACATTTGCAAGATATAGACATCATAGTGGTAGTAATAATGGCATTAAGGCAAAGCAAGGCAAAAGTAACAGTCCTCAGAAGGGTCTTGACTTTCAGTCAAAGATGTTGCAATTCATAACAACCTTGGAGCGGGATAGGAACAACATATCACAAGAAGATAAGAGTTTGTTGGAAGAGGTAATTGCAAGGACAAGGATCCCTGGAGTTAGCAAGAGTGAGAACCTTGCCTTGACCAACAAGAAGGAATATGCAAACAGTGGTTTCTTGCATTATAGCAAGAGTGTTGGGAGTTCACCTCTTAATAAGGGCTTATTTGGATTTCACCACCACAATTCACATGTTTTGGACCTCATAGATGGTTTAAGACATTGA